A DNA window from Streptomyces bacillaris contains the following coding sequences:
- a CDS encoding ATP-dependent Clp protease proteolytic subunit — MPYAAGEPSLGGGLGDQVYSRLLGERIIFLGQQVDDDIANKITAQLLLLAADPDKDIYLYINSPGGSVTAGMAVYDTMQYIPNDVVTIGMGMAASMGQFLLTGGAAGKRFALPNTDILMHQGSAGIGGTASDIKIQAQYLLRTKTRMAEITAHHSGQTVETIIRDGDRDRWYTAEEAKDYGLIDEIITVASGIPGGGGTGA, encoded by the coding sequence ATGCCCTACGCCGCCGGTGAGCCGTCCCTCGGTGGAGGCCTCGGTGACCAGGTCTACAGCCGACTGCTCGGCGAGCGCATCATCTTCCTCGGCCAGCAGGTCGACGATGACATCGCCAACAAGATCACCGCACAGCTCCTGCTCCTTGCCGCCGACCCGGACAAGGACATCTACCTCTACATCAACAGCCCCGGTGGCTCCGTGACGGCCGGCATGGCCGTCTACGACACCATGCAGTACATCCCGAACGACGTGGTCACCATCGGCATGGGCATGGCGGCCTCGATGGGTCAGTTCCTGCTCACCGGCGGCGCCGCGGGCAAGCGCTTCGCGCTCCCGAACACCGACATCCTCATGCACCAGGGTTCGGCCGGTATCGGCGGTACGGCCTCGGACATCAAGATCCAGGCCCAGTACCTGCTCCGCACCAAGACGCGCATGGCCGAGATCACCGCCCACCACTCCGGCCAGACCGTCGAGACGATCATCCGCGACGGCGACCGCGACCGCTGGTACACGGCGGAGGAGGCCAAGGACTACGGCCTCATCGACGAGATCATCACGGTCGCGTCGGGCATCCCGGGCGGCGGCGGCACCGGTGCCTGA
- the tig gene encoding trigger factor — MKSAVETLNPTRVRLSIEVPFEELKDSLDAAYKKINQQVTVKGFRKGKIPARVIDQRFGRGAVLEEAVNDALPKFYTEAVNEGELNVLGQPEVDITELKDGELLAFTAEVDVRPEIEIPDYSGIEVTVDALEVTDEEVEKAVQQLRERFASTNPVERAAAEGDVVTIDLEAKVDGEVLEDGVAAGVSYTIGSGELLDGIDEAVTGLEAGGEATFTSQLKGGSAEGKDAEVTVKVTAVAARELPELDDDFAQMASEFDTLEELKADSRKRLETTKQYDQATQAQERVLEELLKLAEVPIPEKLLADEVQTRKHNLEHHQLGQMGLDLEKYLEIQGKTLEEFENETSEQAIKGIKTQFILDELVNKEKLNVNQEELTEHLMRRAASSGMSPDQFAQAVVEGGQVPMLVGEVARGKALAVVVEAAKVVDTNGEIVNLEDDEDEAAETAEAATEAKADDAKAEEKNEA, encoded by the coding sequence GTGAAGAGCGCCGTGGAGACCCTGAACCCGACCCGGGTTCGGCTCAGCATCGAGGTGCCCTTCGAGGAGCTCAAGGACAGCCTCGACGCGGCGTACAAGAAGATCAACCAGCAGGTCACGGTGAAGGGCTTCCGCAAGGGCAAGATCCCCGCCCGGGTCATCGACCAGCGGTTCGGCCGCGGTGCTGTGCTGGAGGAGGCCGTCAACGACGCGCTTCCGAAGTTCTACACCGAGGCGGTCAACGAGGGTGAGCTGAACGTCCTCGGCCAGCCCGAGGTCGACATCACCGAGCTGAAGGACGGCGAGCTGCTGGCCTTCACCGCCGAGGTGGACGTGCGCCCCGAGATCGAGATCCCGGACTACTCCGGCATCGAGGTCACCGTCGACGCCCTCGAGGTCACCGACGAAGAGGTCGAGAAGGCCGTGCAGCAGCTGCGCGAGCGCTTCGCCTCCACCAACCCGGTCGAGCGCGCCGCCGCCGAGGGTGACGTCGTCACGATCGACCTGGAGGCCAAGGTCGACGGCGAGGTCCTGGAGGACGGCGTGGCTGCGGGTGTCTCGTACACCATCGGTTCCGGCGAGCTGCTCGACGGCATCGACGAGGCCGTGACCGGTCTGGAGGCCGGTGGCGAGGCCACCTTCACCTCGCAGCTGAAGGGCGGCTCCGCCGAGGGCAAGGACGCCGAGGTCACCGTCAAGGTCACCGCCGTCGCCGCCCGCGAGCTTCCCGAGCTGGACGACGACTTCGCCCAGATGGCCAGCGAGTTCGACACGCTGGAGGAGCTGAAGGCCGACAGCCGCAAGCGCCTGGAGACCACCAAGCAGTACGACCAGGCCACCCAGGCCCAGGAGCGCGTCCTCGAGGAGCTGCTGAAGCTCGCCGAGGTCCCGATCCCGGAGAAGCTGCTCGCGGACGAGGTCCAGACCCGCAAGCACAACCTGGAGCACCACCAGCTCGGTCAGATGGGTCTCGACCTGGAGAAGTACCTCGAGATCCAGGGCAAGACCCTGGAGGAGTTCGAGAACGAGACCTCCGAGCAGGCCATCAAGGGCATCAAGACCCAGTTCATCCTGGACGAGCTGGTCAACAAGGAGAAGCTGAACGTCAACCAGGAGGAGCTCACCGAGCACCTCATGCGGCGTGCCGCCTCCTCCGGCATGAGCCCGGACCAGTTCGCCCAGGCCGTCGTCGAGGGCGGCCAGGTGCCGATGCTCGTCGGCGAGGTCGCCCGCGGCAAGGCGCTCGCCGTGGTCGTCGAGGCCGCCAAGGTCGTCGACACCAACGGTGAGATCGTCAACCTGGAGGACGACGAGGACGAGGCCGCCGAGACGGCCGAGGCCGCCACCGAGGCCAAGGCCGACGACGCCAAGGCCGAGGAGAAGAACGAGGCCTGA
- a CDS encoding amino acid permease produces MTSQTTLARPGHEPGEPDRPDSSDGLQAGLKNRHLSMIAIGGVIGAGLFVGSSAGIAAAGPAILISYAMVGLMVVLVMRMLGEMAAARPSSGSFSAYADQALGRWAGFSIGWLYWFFWVVVLAVEATAGAKILESWIPGVPQWAWALIVMVVLTATNLVSVGSYGEFEFWFAGIKVVAIAAFVVVGLLAVFGLLPGSDNPGSGLAHLTDSGGFFPEGPGAILTGVLMVVFSFMGSEIVTLAAGESADPQRAVSKATNSVIWRIAVFYLGSIFVVLTLLPWNDPSILEKGSYVAALDSIGIPHAGQVMDFIVLTAVLSCLNSGLYTASRMAFSLGERGDAPKSFAKVNQRGVPQAAILSSVVFGFVAVFFNYQWPDTVFQFLLNSSGAVALFVWLVICFTQLRMRAIILRESPGKLVVRMWLFPYLTWATIAMISFVLVYMLTDDTAREQVVLSLLVAGLVVGISLVREVRSRKASASV; encoded by the coding sequence ATGACGTCGCAGACGACGCTGGCGCGGCCGGGCCACGAGCCCGGCGAGCCGGACCGGCCGGACTCGTCGGACGGGCTTCAGGCAGGACTGAAGAACCGCCACCTCTCGATGATCGCGATCGGCGGTGTGATCGGTGCCGGGCTCTTCGTGGGCTCCAGTGCGGGCATCGCGGCGGCCGGTCCGGCGATCCTCATCTCGTACGCGATGGTCGGCCTGATGGTCGTCCTGGTGATGCGGATGCTCGGCGAGATGGCCGCGGCCCGCCCCAGCTCCGGCTCATTCTCCGCCTACGCCGACCAGGCGCTGGGCCGTTGGGCCGGTTTCTCCATCGGCTGGCTCTACTGGTTCTTCTGGGTCGTCGTGCTCGCCGTGGAGGCCACGGCCGGCGCCAAGATCCTGGAGAGCTGGATCCCGGGCGTCCCGCAGTGGGCGTGGGCGCTGATCGTGATGGTCGTGCTGACCGCCACGAACCTGGTCTCGGTGGGCAGTTACGGCGAGTTCGAGTTCTGGTTCGCCGGGATCAAGGTCGTGGCGATCGCCGCGTTCGTGGTGGTCGGCCTGCTCGCCGTCTTCGGGCTGCTGCCCGGCTCGGACAACCCCGGCTCGGGGCTCGCGCACCTCACGGACTCCGGCGGGTTCTTCCCCGAGGGGCCGGGGGCCATCCTCACCGGTGTGCTGATGGTGGTCTTCTCGTTCATGGGCAGCGAGATCGTGACCCTGGCGGCCGGTGAGTCGGCGGACCCGCAGCGGGCCGTGTCGAAGGCCACCAACAGCGTGATCTGGCGGATCGCCGTCTTCTACCTCGGCTCGATCTTCGTCGTGCTGACGCTGCTGCCGTGGAACGACCCGTCGATCCTGGAGAAGGGCAGCTATGTGGCCGCCCTGGACTCGATCGGCATCCCGCACGCCGGTCAGGTGATGGACTTCATCGTGCTGACGGCCGTGCTCTCCTGTCTCAACTCCGGCCTGTACACCGCGTCCCGGATGGCGTTCTCGCTCGGTGAGCGGGGCGACGCGCCGAAGTCCTTCGCCAAGGTCAACCAGCGGGGCGTGCCGCAGGCGGCGATCCTGTCCTCGGTCGTCTTCGGCTTCGTGGCGGTGTTCTTCAACTACCAGTGGCCCGACACGGTCTTCCAGTTCCTGCTGAACTCCTCGGGCGCGGTGGCGCTCTTCGTCTGGCTGGTCATCTGCTTCACCCAGCTGCGGATGCGCGCGATCATCCTGCGCGAGTCGCCGGGCAAGCTCGTCGTCCGGATGTGGCTCTTCCCGTATCTGACCTGGGCGACGATCGCGATGATCTCCTTCGTCCTGGTCTACATGCTGACCGACGACACCGCCCGCGAGCAGGTCGTGCTCTCGCTGCTGGTGGCCGGGCTGGTGGTGGGCATCTCGCTGGTGCGCGAGGTGCGGAG
- a CDS encoding Fpg/Nei family DNA glycosylase, whose protein sequence is MPEGHTIHRLAQDHAERFVGGPVRVSSPQGKFSDSAALLDGHTLTTTDAHGKHLFLGFGSTGWVHIHLGLFGKLGFGTAPVPPPTDTVRLRLVNADHYADLRGPTTCALITEPEKRAIHERLGPDPLRGDEDGERAWQRISRSRTTVAALLMDQKVIAGVGNVYRAEVLFRHGIDPYRTGKDLTRAEWDLIWADLVELMHEGVRNNRIDTVRPEHLPEAMGRPPRKDDHGGEVYVYRRANLPCHICSTEIRTADLAARNLFWCPRCQTPGGRADD, encoded by the coding sequence GTGCCCGAGGGACACACGATCCACCGCCTCGCCCAGGACCACGCCGAGCGGTTCGTGGGCGGTCCGGTCCGGGTGAGCAGCCCGCAGGGGAAGTTCTCCGACAGCGCGGCCCTGCTCGACGGGCACACCCTCACGACCACCGACGCCCACGGCAAGCACCTCTTCCTGGGCTTCGGCTCCACCGGCTGGGTCCACATCCACCTCGGCCTCTTCGGCAAGCTCGGTTTCGGTACGGCCCCGGTGCCACCGCCCACCGACACGGTCCGCCTCCGGCTGGTCAACGCGGACCACTACGCCGATCTGCGCGGCCCCACCACCTGCGCCCTGATCACCGAGCCCGAGAAGCGCGCGATACACGAGCGCCTGGGCCCCGACCCGCTCCGCGGCGACGAGGACGGGGAGCGCGCCTGGCAGCGGATCTCCCGCAGCCGGACCACCGTCGCCGCCCTCCTGATGGACCAGAAGGTCATCGCGGGCGTCGGCAACGTCTACCGGGCCGAGGTCCTCTTCCGCCACGGCATCGACCCGTACCGCACCGGCAAGGACCTCACCCGCGCCGAGTGGGACCTCATCTGGGCGGACCTGGTGGAGCTGATGCACGAGGGCGTACGGAACAACCGGATCGACACCGTCCGCCCCGAGCACCTGCCCGAGGCGATGGGCCGCCCGCCCCGCAAGGACGACCACGGCGGCGAGGTCTACGTCTACCGCCGGGCCAACCTGCCCTGCCACATCTGCTCCACCGAGATCCGGACGGCGGACCTCGCCGCCCGCAACCTCTTCTGGTGCCCCCGCTGCCAGACCCCGGGCGGCCGGGCCGACGACTGA
- a CDS encoding GNAT family N-acetyltransferase, which translates to MTSEPRVLRPAEWDPWFSCLERAFGGVESAPESRELWQELTEHERCVGLWEGETCVGTAGAYSFRLTVPGGAAVPTAGVTMVSVAGTHRRRGLLRSMMRRQLDDVRSWGEPLAVLTASEPAIYGRFGYGAATRALNLDIDTSRVSLEVPPGTDGVRVRYTDPVAALPACEEVYGRLAAERPGTPVRQPKWERAAVVDAAQDRAGASPLQCVLAERDGEVTGYATFRVRPDWDRAGPKGTVALRDLAALDPASYAALWRFLFGIDLTSALETGSRPVDEPLMHLVSDVRRCGARVQDSLYVRLVEVGAALEARAYRTPVDVVLEVEDAFCPWNAGRWHLVADAKGGATCRRAPDRAPELELSVRELGAAYLGGVPFASLAAAGRVREVRPGALAEVSSAFSWHVEPWLPHGF; encoded by the coding sequence ATGACTTCCGAACCGCGTGTGCTGCGACCTGCTGAATGGGACCCCTGGTTCTCCTGTCTGGAGCGCGCCTTCGGGGGCGTGGAGAGCGCTCCGGAGTCGCGCGAACTCTGGCAGGAGCTGACCGAGCACGAGAGGTGCGTCGGCCTCTGGGAGGGGGAGACGTGCGTCGGTACGGCGGGGGCGTACAGCTTCCGGCTGACCGTGCCGGGCGGCGCCGCGGTGCCCACGGCGGGGGTGACGATGGTGAGCGTCGCGGGGACGCACCGGCGGCGCGGGCTGCTGCGGTCGATGATGCGGCGCCAGTTGGACGACGTACGGTCCTGGGGCGAGCCGCTCGCCGTGCTGACCGCGTCGGAACCGGCCATCTACGGGCGCTTCGGCTACGGGGCCGCGACCCGCGCCCTGAACCTGGACATCGACACCTCCCGCGTGAGCCTGGAGGTGCCGCCGGGCACGGACGGGGTGCGGGTGCGGTACACGGACCCGGTGGCGGCCCTGCCCGCGTGCGAGGAGGTGTACGGGCGGCTCGCCGCGGAGCGTCCGGGCACGCCGGTGCGGCAGCCGAAGTGGGAGCGGGCCGCAGTGGTCGACGCGGCCCAGGACCGGGCGGGCGCCTCGCCCCTGCAGTGCGTGCTGGCCGAGCGGGACGGCGAGGTGACGGGGTACGCCACCTTCCGGGTGCGGCCCGACTGGGACCGGGCGGGGCCGAAGGGGACGGTGGCGCTGCGGGATCTGGCGGCGCTGGACCCGGCGTCGTACGCGGCGCTGTGGCGGTTCCTCTTCGGCATCGACCTGACGTCGGCTCTGGAGACGGGATCACGTCCGGTGGACGAGCCGCTGATGCATCTGGTCTCGGACGTGCGGCGGTGCGGTGCGCGGGTGCAGGACTCGCTCTACGTACGGCTGGTGGAGGTCGGTGCGGCCCTGGAGGCGCGCGCGTACCGGACGCCGGTGGATGTGGTGCTGGAGGTCGAGGACGCCTTCTGCCCGTGGAACGCGGGGCGCTGGCATCTGGTGGCGGATGCGAAGGGCGGCGCCACGTGCCGGCGTGCGCCGGATCGCGCGCCGGAGCTGGAGCTGTCGGTACGGGAGCTGGGCGCCGCCTATCTGGGCGGGGTGCCGTTCGCCTCGCTGGCGGCGGCCGGGCGGGTGCGCGAGGTGCGGCCGGGGGCACTGGCGGAGGTCTCGTCGGCCTTCTCGTGGCACGTGGAGCCGTGGCTGCCGCACGGATTCTGA
- a CDS encoding ATP-dependent Clp protease proteolytic subunit, whose translation MVNTHMNNFPGASASGLYTGPQVDNRYVVPRFVERTSQGVREYDPYAKLFEERVIFLGVQIDDASANDVMAQLLCLESMDPDRDISIYINSPGGSFTALTAIYDTMQFVKPDIQTVCMGQAASAAAVLLAAGTPGKRMALPHARVLIHQPSSQTGREQLSDLEIAANEILRMRTQLEEMLARHSTTPLEKIREDIERDKILTAEDALAYGLVDQIVSTRKTTAGASL comes from the coding sequence ATGGTGAACACCCACATGAACAACTTCCCCGGCGCCTCCGCGAGCGGCCTCTACACCGGCCCGCAGGTGGACAACCGTTACGTCGTCCCGCGCTTCGTGGAGCGCACCTCGCAGGGTGTGCGCGAGTACGACCCGTACGCGAAGCTCTTCGAAGAGCGCGTGATCTTCCTCGGCGTCCAGATCGACGACGCCTCGGCCAACGACGTCATGGCGCAGCTCCTCTGCCTGGAGTCGATGGACCCGGACCGCGACATCTCGATCTACATCAACAGCCCCGGCGGCTCGTTCACCGCGCTCACCGCGATCTACGACACGATGCAGTTCGTGAAGCCGGACATCCAGACGGTCTGCATGGGCCAGGCCGCCTCCGCCGCCGCCGTCCTGCTGGCCGCCGGCACCCCGGGCAAGCGCATGGCGCTCCCGCACGCCCGTGTCCTCATCCACCAGCCGTCCTCGCAGACGGGCCGCGAGCAGCTCTCCGACCTGGAGATCGCGGCCAACGAGATCCTCCGTATGCGGACGCAGCTGGAGGAGATGCTGGCCCGGCACTCGACGACCCCGCTGGAGAAGATCCGCGAGGACATCGAGCGCGACAAGATCCTGACGGCCGAGGACGCCCTGGCGTACGGGCTCGTCGACCAGATCGTGTCCACCCGCAAGACCACCGCGGGCGCATCGCTCTGA
- a CDS encoding acyltransferase family protein, with protein MFQAPSVFTRAPLPPATPESEPRREQTPKAAAPASAAAGKRDPYFDNVKYLAIVLVAVAHAWEPVMDGSRATRALYMIVYTFHMPAFILISGYFSRTFDMSAPKVKRLLTGVVVPYILFETAYSLFRRYVDDAPDTPISLTDPLYLTWFLVALFIWRITTPIWLALRHPLAVALTIAVLASVTPGIGDDLDLQRVLQFLPFFVTGLLMKPEHFRLIRRREVRLLALPLFASALLFAYWIAPHMQLSWFYRASSAQERGAPWWSGLVLALGLLVCGLILTIGFLALVPGRRTWFTALGAGTICGYLLHGFLIKGAVYTGLFDRHTWLADPVGLVVVTGVTAVAVTLMCSPPVRRALKFATEPDMHWAFRKAPKSPEEQRSPQAPENRKVLVKH; from the coding sequence ATGTTCCAAGCTCCGAGCGTATTCACAAGGGCCCCGCTCCCCCCGGCGACCCCGGAGTCGGAGCCCAGACGCGAGCAGACGCCGAAGGCCGCCGCTCCGGCATCCGCGGCGGCGGGGAAGCGCGACCCCTACTTCGACAACGTGAAGTACCTGGCCATCGTGCTGGTCGCGGTGGCGCACGCCTGGGAACCGGTGATGGACGGCAGCCGGGCCACCCGGGCGCTCTACATGATCGTGTACACGTTCCACATGCCGGCCTTCATCCTCATCTCCGGCTACTTCTCCCGTACGTTCGACATGTCCGCGCCGAAGGTGAAGCGGCTGCTCACCGGTGTCGTGGTGCCGTACATCCTGTTCGAGACGGCCTATTCGCTCTTCAGGCGGTACGTGGACGACGCGCCGGACACCCCGATCAGCCTGACGGATCCGCTCTATCTGACCTGGTTCCTGGTCGCCCTCTTCATCTGGCGGATCACCACGCCGATCTGGCTCGCCCTGCGCCACCCGCTGGCGGTGGCGCTCACCATCGCCGTGCTGGCCTCGGTCACCCCCGGCATCGGCGACGACCTGGACCTCCAGCGGGTCCTCCAGTTCCTGCCCTTCTTCGTCACCGGCCTGCTGATGAAGCCCGAGCACTTCCGGCTCATCCGCCGCCGCGAGGTGCGGCTGCTCGCCCTGCCGCTCTTCGCGAGCGCGCTGCTCTTCGCGTACTGGATCGCCCCGCACATGCAGCTCAGCTGGTTCTACCGTGCCAGCAGCGCCCAGGAGAGGGGCGCGCCGTGGTGGTCCGGCCTGGTGCTGGCCCTGGGCCTCCTCGTCTGCGGCCTGATCCTGACCATCGGCTTCCTGGCCCTGGTGCCGGGCCGGAGGACCTGGTTCACGGCGCTGGGCGCCGGAACGATCTGCGGGTATCTGCTCCACGGCTTCCTGATCAAGGGCGCTGTGTACACGGGCCTGTTCGACCGGCACACCTGGCTCGCCGATCCCGTCGGCCTGGTCGTCGTCACCGGCGTGACCGCGGTGGCGGTGACGCTCATGTGCTCGCCACCGGTGCGCCGGGCGCTGAAGTTCGCCACCGAACCGGATATGCACTGGGCCTTCCGGAAGGCCCCGAAGAGTCCGGAGGAACAAAGGAGTCCGCAGGCCCCGGAGAACCGGAAGGTCCTCGTGAAGCACTGA
- a CDS encoding cation:proton antiporter gives MGGAFLAAAVLARLGGRIGLPTIPLFILAGILLGPHTPGYTLLSNPHDLEMLSALGLVLLLFYLGLEFHLDDLKTGGRKMAIAGGTYLVLNVGAGLGFGFALGWGTSEALVLAGVLGISSSAIVTKILVDLKRIGNPETRPILGIIVVEDVFLALYLAALQPILSGADSLSAMLVDGGKAFGFLLLLALAARFGTKIIGKLMNTKDDELLVISFLGAAVFVAGISEMFGVADAIGAFMVGLMLGSTASGERILKLVHPLRDAFGAIFFFAFGLSIDPGDLPSVFWPVVAAVVLTLAMNVAAGLAASRVYDFGTQATANIATTLVARGEFALILATMAAAAGLDKRLSPFIAGYVLLLAVLAPLAAGRSHWLARILPGPRGGKDGGGDGSGGGGKDGDKDQQQVPVSV, from the coding sequence ATGGGCGGCGCCTTCCTGGCCGCTGCCGTCCTCGCCCGCCTCGGCGGCCGCATCGGGCTGCCGACGATCCCCCTGTTCATCCTGGCCGGCATCCTCCTGGGCCCTCACACCCCCGGTTACACGCTGCTCTCCAACCCGCACGACCTGGAGATGCTCTCCGCCCTGGGACTCGTCCTCCTGCTCTTCTACCTGGGGCTCGAGTTCCACCTGGACGACCTCAAGACGGGCGGCCGGAAGATGGCCATCGCGGGCGGGACCTATCTGGTCCTGAACGTGGGCGCCGGTCTGGGCTTCGGTTTCGCGCTCGGCTGGGGTACGTCGGAGGCGCTGGTCCTCGCCGGTGTGCTCGGCATATCCTCGTCCGCCATCGTCACCAAGATCCTGGTCGACCTGAAGCGCATCGGTAACCCGGAGACCCGGCCGATCCTCGGCATCATCGTCGTCGAGGACGTCTTCCTCGCCCTCTACCTCGCCGCCCTCCAGCCGATCCTGTCCGGTGCGGACAGCCTCTCGGCCATGCTCGTCGACGGCGGCAAGGCCTTCGGCTTCCTGCTGCTCCTCGCCCTGGCCGCCCGGTTCGGGACGAAGATCATCGGCAAGCTCATGAACACCAAGGACGACGAGCTGCTGGTCATCTCGTTCCTCGGTGCCGCGGTCTTCGTCGCCGGGATCTCCGAGATGTTCGGCGTGGCCGACGCGATCGGCGCCTTCATGGTCGGCCTGATGCTCGGCTCGACGGCGTCCGGCGAGCGCATCCTGAAGCTGGTCCACCCGCTGCGGGACGCGTTCGGCGCGATCTTCTTCTTCGCCTTCGGCCTCTCCATCGACCCGGGCGACCTGCCCAGCGTCTTCTGGCCGGTGGTGGCGGCCGTCGTCCTGACGCTCGCCATGAACGTGGCCGCCGGTCTCGCGGCCTCCCGCGTCTACGACTTCGGCACGCAGGCCACGGCCAACATCGCCACCACCCTGGTGGCCCGGGGCGAGTTCGCGCTCATCCTGGCCACGATGGCGGCGGCGGCCGGACTGGACAAGCGGCTCTCGCCGTTCATCGCCGGCTATGTGCTGCTGCTCGCCGTTCTCGCTCCCCTCGCCGCCGGACGCTCGCACTGGCTGGCCCGGATCCTGCCGGGCCCGCGCGGCGGCAAGGACGGCGGCGGGGACGGTAGTGGCGGCGGTGGCAAGGACGGCGACAAGGATCAGCAGCAGGTCCCGGTCTCGGTCTGA
- a CDS encoding PP2C family protein-serine/threonine phosphatase translates to MARRAGVDDFWARWRRSAHRARIGLRRSGVDYFRGDGSDWIALAGLLLTIPAITFATMTSPVWVDPAALALPIVAGGLLLRPASLLGLYATAAAALIVEALTLGPYADGPARVTPGTVLVVAACGFFGLVLAQFRARVGVPWRRGGTMLFDLRERIRVQSALPRLPQGWHREMALRPAGGQSFSGDFVVAARTNGGRTLEAVLTDVSGKGMDAGSRALLLSGAFGGLLGSLPPHGFLAAANGYLLRQDWDEGFATSIHLVLDLESGDYEIYSAGHPPAVQLHSGSGQWEEKSGEGPLLGVYDGAEFDAVKGSLAPGDVLMLFTDGLVEASDRDIAEGIDRLTGEADRYVSTGFEGAAWHLIEACAKDVNDDRALLLLSRKP, encoded by the coding sequence ATGGCACGTCGCGCAGGAGTGGACGACTTCTGGGCCCGGTGGCGGAGATCGGCGCACCGGGCCCGCATCGGGCTGCGCAGATCCGGGGTGGACTACTTCCGGGGCGACGGCTCCGACTGGATCGCGCTGGCCGGTCTCCTGCTGACGATTCCGGCCATCACCTTCGCCACCATGACCAGCCCGGTCTGGGTCGACCCGGCCGCCCTCGCCCTGCCCATCGTCGCGGGCGGCCTGCTCCTGCGCCCGGCCAGCCTGCTCGGTCTGTACGCCACCGCCGCGGCCGCACTGATCGTGGAGGCGCTCACCCTGGGGCCGTACGCGGACGGGCCGGCCCGGGTCACCCCGGGCACCGTTCTCGTGGTCGCCGCCTGCGGGTTCTTCGGGCTGGTCCTCGCCCAGTTCCGGGCCCGGGTCGGCGTGCCCTGGCGGCGCGGCGGCACCATGCTCTTCGACCTGCGCGAACGCATCCGGGTGCAGAGCGCCCTGCCCCGGCTGCCCCAGGGCTGGCACCGCGAGATGGCCCTGCGCCCGGCCGGCGGCCAGTCCTTCTCCGGGGACTTCGTCGTCGCGGCGCGCACCAACGGCGGCCGGACCCTGGAGGCCGTCCTCACCGACGTCTCCGGCAAGGGCATGGACGCGGGCTCCCGGGCCCTGCTGCTCTCCGGCGCCTTCGGCGGGCTGCTCGGCTCGCTGCCGCCGCACGGCTTCCTCGCCGCCGCCAACGGCTATCTGCTGCGCCAGGACTGGGACGAGGGGTTCGCGACCTCGATCCACCTGGTGCTGGACCTGGAATCCGGCGACTACGAGATCTACTCGGCCGGCCACCCGCCCGCCGTCCAGCTGCACTCGGGCAGCGGGCAGTGGGAGGAGAAGTCCGGGGAGGGCCCGCTGCTCGGGGTCTACGACGGGGCCGAGTTCGACGCGGTCAAGGGCTCGCTGGCGCCGGGGGACGTGCTGATGCTCTTCACGGACGGCCTGGTGGAGGCGTCCGACCGGGACATCGCCGAGGGCATCGACCGGCTGACCGGCGAGGCCGACCGCTATGTCTCCACCGGCTTCGAGGGCGCGGCCTGGCATCTGATCGAGGCCTGTGCCAAGGACGTCAACGACGACCGGGCGCTCCTGCTGCTCTCGCGCAAGCCCTGA
- a CDS encoding ribose-5-phosphate isomerase: protein MRVYLGSDHAGYELKNHLVEWLGAHGHEAVDCGPHIYDAQDDYPPFCLRAAERTAADPDSLGIVIGGSGNGEQIAANKVKGVRAALAWSEQTAALGREHNNANVVAIGGRMHTLEESTKFVEIFLSTPYSNEERHTRRIEMLSAYETTGELPPIPAHHPQQG, encoded by the coding sequence ATGCGCGTGTACCTCGGATCCGACCATGCCGGTTACGAACTCAAGAACCACCTCGTCGAGTGGCTCGGGGCCCACGGCCACGAGGCCGTCGACTGCGGTCCCCACATCTACGACGCCCAGGACGACTACCCGCCGTTCTGCCTCCGTGCCGCCGAGAGGACGGCTGCCGACCCAGACAGCCTCGGGATCGTGATCGGCGGCTCCGGCAACGGGGAGCAGATCGCCGCCAACAAGGTCAAGGGCGTCCGCGCCGCACTGGCCTGGAGCGAGCAGACCGCCGCCCTCGGCCGTGAGCACAACAACGCCAACGTCGTCGCGATCGGCGGGCGGATGCACACGCTGGAGGAGTCGACCAAGTTCGTCGAGATCTTCCTCTCCACGCCGTACTCGAACGAGGAGCGCCACACGCGCCGCATCGAGATGCTCTCGGCGTACGAGACCACCGGCGAGCTTCCCCCGATCCCGGCCCACCACCCGCAGCAGGGCTGA